The following coding sequences are from one Verrucosispora sp. WMMD573 window:
- a CDS encoding DNA methyltransferase yields the protein MDVGTVSSEGLRNTMVDHLVADHEAKGLVMRPEVEAALRTVPRELFTPGVAVEEAYRGDSAVVTKRRGEETVSSVSAPWLIAEMLGQAVDALDGQRVQPVDYRNLGAEELGSVYESLLELDPRVNLDDRAFHLLNVKGNDRKTTGSYYTPPSLVSALLDTTLDPLLQETVADATSPTDAETRLLALTVCDPACGSGHFLVAAARRIARRLAQVRSGDDEPTPAQIQHALRDVIGHCIYGVDLNDLAAELAKVSLWMEALEPGKPLGFLDARIRVGNSLLGATPALLRGPLPDEAFKELTGDDKKTAAAVRKRNKAQVIRHDGYAQDLLFIGGPDPSNAELAAQRAALLELPDDVNLVRDQASRWQSHEQSAKYRARRVHADTWCAAFVWPMPPTGTNTTPEPPTNAIMRAIAGDPLSPTYARFTDYAEQVAAQYRFFHWHVEFPEVFHVDQDTVEGTPQGWSGGFSCVLGNPPWERVKLQEKEFFAARHPEIATAANAATRKRMIAALDDSASAADRALHREWMDALRVSDGISALIRESGRYPLTATGDINTYAIFAEAARSIMGTVGRLGIVVPTGIATDSTTQRFFRDLVERQNLVALHDFENEDKVFPNVHNQYRFALLALSGRRSPRASMAFRVRQAAQILDRAYSITPEEILLLNPNTGTCPVFVSRRDAEITIGIYHRMPVLWRSGDIDDNPWGLSFMAMLHMANDSGHFIIGEKADADGWSRRGNFYRRGGERLLPLYEAKMAHHFDHRFSTYEGATQEQLNKGTLPRLDDRAHADPTHGPLPRYWVPEGLVEDKLAGDEDRGKADWPNDWLLGWRDIARGVDERTLITTAIPRVGVGDKYLLALPQQQPAAALQANLSAFVLDYTARQKASGASFKYFLMKQLPVLPPGTYATEAPWQAGTDLGSWVTARVLELSYTTYDLGGFARDHGDDGPPFVWDRPRRALLRAELDAAYFHLYGVCREDVDYIMDTFKVVRERDEKAHGEYRTKGLILDTYDAMQHAIDSGKPYETVLNPPPGQGLRHPAREEASA from the coding sequence ATGGATGTCGGCACGGTGAGCAGCGAAGGCCTCCGGAACACGATGGTCGACCACCTGGTCGCTGATCATGAGGCGAAAGGGCTGGTGATGCGGCCCGAGGTGGAGGCGGCGCTGCGGACGGTGCCTCGCGAGTTGTTCACGCCGGGCGTGGCGGTCGAGGAGGCGTACCGCGGCGACAGCGCGGTGGTCACGAAGCGGCGCGGTGAGGAGACGGTCAGTTCGGTGTCGGCGCCGTGGTTGATCGCGGAGATGCTGGGTCAGGCGGTCGATGCTCTCGATGGTCAGCGCGTCCAGCCGGTCGATTACCGCAACCTCGGTGCCGAGGAACTCGGCAGCGTCTACGAATCCCTGCTCGAACTCGACCCACGCGTCAACCTCGACGACCGGGCATTTCACCTGCTCAACGTCAAGGGCAACGACCGCAAAACCACGGGCTCCTACTACACACCCCCGAGTCTGGTATCGGCACTACTCGACACCACGCTCGACCCTCTGCTCCAAGAGACCGTCGCCGATGCGACTAGTCCGACGGACGCCGAGACACGCCTGCTCGCCCTGACCGTCTGCGACCCCGCCTGTGGATCCGGCCACTTCTTAGTCGCAGCAGCACGGCGGATTGCCCGCCGCCTCGCCCAGGTACGGTCCGGCGACGACGAACCCACGCCGGCGCAGATCCAGCACGCCCTCCGCGACGTCATCGGTCACTGTATCTATGGCGTCGATCTCAACGACCTAGCCGCTGAGCTGGCGAAGGTGTCGCTGTGGATGGAGGCGCTGGAGCCGGGCAAGCCTCTCGGCTTCCTCGACGCCCGCATCCGCGTCGGCAACTCCCTCCTCGGTGCCACCCCGGCGCTGCTTCGCGGGCCGCTGCCCGACGAAGCGTTCAAAGAGCTGACAGGCGACGACAAAAAGACGGCCGCCGCAGTCCGCAAGCGCAACAAAGCTCAGGTTATCCGCCACGACGGATACGCCCAGGACCTGCTGTTCATCGGGGGTCCGGACCCGTCCAATGCCGAACTGGCTGCGCAGCGCGCCGCGCTGCTCGAACTCCCCGACGACGTGAACCTGGTCCGCGACCAGGCAAGCCGCTGGCAGAGCCACGAGCAGTCAGCGAAGTACCGGGCACGCCGGGTACACGCCGACACCTGGTGTGCCGCATTCGTGTGGCCTATGCCGCCCACCGGGACCAACACGACACCCGAACCGCCCACTAATGCAATCATGCGAGCCATCGCCGGCGACCCGCTCAGCCCCACATACGCCCGCTTCACCGACTACGCAGAGCAAGTAGCTGCTCAGTATCGCTTCTTCCACTGGCATGTCGAGTTCCCTGAGGTCTTTCACGTCGACCAAGACACCGTAGAAGGCACCCCTCAGGGTTGGAGCGGTGGCTTCTCCTGTGTGCTCGGCAACCCGCCCTGGGAACGGGTCAAACTCCAGGAGAAGGAGTTCTTTGCCGCCCGGCACCCCGAGATCGCGACAGCCGCCAACGCGGCTACTCGCAAGCGGATGATCGCTGCATTGGACGATTCAGCAAGCGCCGCCGACCGAGCCCTCCACCGGGAATGGATGGACGCGCTCCGGGTGTCCGACGGCATCAGCGCATTAATTCGCGAGTCTGGGCGGTACCCGTTAACCGCCACCGGCGACATCAACACCTACGCCATCTTCGCCGAGGCAGCCCGCTCGATCATGGGAACAGTCGGGCGGCTTGGAATTGTCGTCCCAACTGGCATTGCCACCGACTCGACCACCCAGCGGTTCTTCAGAGACCTCGTCGAACGCCAGAACCTCGTGGCACTGCACGACTTCGAGAATGAAGACAAGGTCTTCCCGAACGTTCACAACCAGTACCGGTTTGCCCTCCTCGCCCTGTCGGGACGACGGTCACCCCGAGCTTCCATGGCGTTTCGGGTGCGCCAAGCGGCTCAGATTCTGGACCGTGCCTACTCGATCACGCCCGAGGAAATCCTGCTCCTCAACCCGAACACTGGCACTTGCCCTGTCTTCGTCTCCCGGCGCGATGCAGAGATAACTATCGGAATTTACCACCGCATGCCGGTTCTCTGGCGCAGCGGTGACATCGACGACAATCCGTGGGGCCTGTCGTTCATGGCCATGCTGCACATGGCCAACGACTCGGGACACTTCATTATCGGGGAGAAGGCCGATGCGGACGGCTGGTCGCGTCGGGGGAACTTCTACCGCCGCGGCGGCGAGCGGCTACTGCCGCTGTACGAAGCAAAGATGGCGCACCACTTCGACCACCGCTTCTCAACATACGAGGGCGCGACCCAGGAACAACTCAACAAGGGAACGCTGCCGCGGCTCGATGACCGCGCCCACGCTGACCCGACGCACGGGCCGCTTCCAAGATACTGGGTGCCCGAAGGTCTCGTTGAGGACAAGCTCGCCGGAGATGAGGACCGAGGCAAGGCGGATTGGCCGAATGACTGGCTCCTCGGCTGGCGTGACATTGCCCGGGGAGTGGATGAGAGGACGTTGATTACCACAGCGATACCGCGGGTTGGCGTAGGTGATAAGTACCTGCTCGCCCTTCCGCAGCAGCAGCCTGCAGCAGCGCTGCAAGCAAACCTCAGCGCCTTCGTCCTCGACTACACGGCCAGGCAGAAAGCATCCGGGGCGTCGTTCAAGTACTTCCTTATGAAGCAGCTCCCGGTGTTACCGCCCGGGACGTACGCAACCGAAGCGCCTTGGCAGGCGGGTACCGATCTGGGGTCGTGGGTCACCGCGCGTGTCCTGGAGCTGAGCTACACGACGTACGATCTCGGAGGCTTCGCCCGCGACCACGGCGACGACGGGCCGCCGTTCGTCTGGGATCGACCCCGTCGCGCGCTGCTCCGCGCCGAGTTGGATGCCGCCTACTTCCACCTCTACGGCGTGTGCCGGGAGGATGTCGACTACATCATGGACACCTTTAAGGTTGTCCGAGAACGCGACGAAAAGGCACACGGCGAGTACCGCACCAAGGGGCTGATCCTAGACACGTATGACGCCATGCAGCACGCGATCGACAGCGGCAAGCCGTATGAGACGGTCTTGAATCCACCGCCTGGTCAAGGCCTGCGGCATCCGGCACGAGAAGAGGCGAGCGCATGA
- a CDS encoding RICIN domain-containing protein, with protein MKRIRSRCAAVLAAVVAGSGVVLALGAPAPAAAPAPDPVAIGQAEDGDLQVLATDADTAGTQVKVRTFRSGLPAAVKSQRWTFELVAAGNPPTYRIKHLSSGLCLQPAAAQDGADVILAACGNGNNQRWTNGSAQTWSPAGFDLRNKADGRCLDLFTSADGQPATMWACSSYFTTQFWRIRTGGFDCNSRPLIGLCVHDEQPVRGVMLNFRQQPISFDGPPFDPESGPGYNEMSNQVNWDPLDNSNGNPGYDYAEMGWRGSYSSETDTSTHTAYWLEVGIEDEYVVEEFHAIQRPDSTLADGSMHTWMSLGNDAGEWDLFYDFNHVGTTRFASGNRTRDLEYGLLTRHAEYASLATPFENRLQLLDGNDVWHRPTLGQVSGFSSNICGLPDPFSLEMGEANTPPYCFTSSTTARSTGEVDRVTLGKPAAGTLAAVAPTPDTASTGVHNGVDQRALADCLGDDPARCLETVPGLAACVAARKQCNALPGRAATSSERRKPVTPAEAQKLAGRDLRTESLGSRVATLTSDEIGRSGIALDGAPVGTNVHVVTGDATVNGLGKRSDLTYQGYTMVYDTADGRLLYACLGSPCPRKELS; from the coding sequence GTGAAGAGAATTCGATCCCGATGCGCGGCCGTCCTTGCCGCGGTCGTCGCCGGCAGTGGCGTGGTTCTGGCGTTGGGCGCGCCGGCACCTGCGGCGGCGCCGGCGCCGGACCCGGTCGCTATCGGACAAGCCGAAGACGGCGACCTGCAGGTACTGGCCACCGATGCGGACACCGCCGGCACCCAGGTCAAGGTCCGCACGTTCAGGAGCGGGCTGCCGGCGGCGGTGAAGTCCCAACGGTGGACGTTCGAGCTCGTCGCAGCGGGCAATCCGCCGACCTACCGGATCAAACACCTCTCCTCCGGGCTCTGCCTGCAGCCAGCAGCGGCCCAAGACGGGGCAGACGTGATACTCGCCGCATGCGGCAACGGCAACAACCAACGATGGACGAACGGAAGCGCCCAAACCTGGTCGCCGGCCGGATTCGACCTGCGCAACAAGGCCGACGGTCGCTGCCTCGACCTGTTCACCAGCGCGGACGGGCAGCCGGCCACCATGTGGGCCTGCTCTTCGTACTTCACCACTCAATTCTGGAGAATCCGCACCGGCGGGTTCGACTGCAACTCCCGGCCTCTTATCGGGCTCTGCGTCCACGATGAGCAACCGGTGCGTGGTGTCATGCTGAACTTCCGTCAGCAGCCGATCTCGTTCGATGGACCACCGTTCGATCCGGAGTCGGGCCCCGGATACAACGAGATGTCCAACCAGGTCAACTGGGATCCGTTGGACAACAGTAACGGTAATCCTGGGTACGACTACGCCGAGATGGGCTGGCGCGGAAGCTACTCCTCAGAGACGGACACCAGCACGCACACCGCCTACTGGCTCGAGGTGGGGATCGAAGACGAGTACGTGGTAGAGGAGTTCCACGCCATCCAGAGACCGGACTCCACCTTGGCCGATGGTTCGATGCACACCTGGATGAGCCTCGGCAACGACGCGGGCGAGTGGGACCTGTTCTACGACTTCAACCATGTTGGAACGACGCGGTTCGCGTCCGGTAACCGGACCCGTGACCTCGAGTACGGCCTGCTCACCCGCCATGCCGAATATGCCTCGCTGGCCACTCCGTTCGAAAACCGGCTGCAACTGCTGGACGGTAACGACGTGTGGCACCGGCCGACGCTGGGGCAGGTTTCCGGCTTCTCAAGCAACATCTGCGGTCTACCAGACCCGTTCTCGCTTGAGATGGGCGAGGCGAACACGCCCCCCTACTGCTTCACCTCCTCGACAACAGCGCGTAGTACCGGCGAAGTCGACCGTGTGACGCTCGGCAAGCCTGCGGCCGGCACTCTGGCGGCTGTGGCACCAACGCCGGACACGGCCAGCACGGGCGTGCACAACGGTGTCGACCAGAGAGCGCTTGCCGATTGTCTGGGCGACGACCCCGCCCGCTGCCTGGAGACCGTCCCCGGCTTGGCCGCGTGCGTCGCCGCCCGCAAGCAGTGCAATGCGTTACCCGGCCGCGCCGCCACCTCCAGCGAGCGTCGTAAGCCAGTCACGCCGGCCGAGGCCCAGAAGTTGGCCGGACGCGATCTGCGGACGGAATCCCTCGGCAGCCGCGTCGCGACCCTAACCAGCGACGAGATCGGCCGAAGCGGCATCGCGCTCGACGGCGCCCCGGTCGGGACGAACGTTCACGTTGTCACCGGTGATGCCACCGTCAACGGCTTGGGCAAGCGGTCGGACCTCACCTACCAGGGCTACACGATGGTCTATGACACCGCGGACGGACGCCTGCTCTACGCATGTCTCGGCAGCCCCTGCCCCCGAAAGGAGCTTTCGTGA